A window of the Acidobacteriota bacterium genome harbors these coding sequences:
- a CDS encoding metalloregulator ArsR/SmtB family transcription factor codes for MVSVSQKKEAVRTRHQAYSDRTYNAMAETFRALADPTRTRIVHILSSGELSVNEIAEHLSVSPSAVSHQLRMLRQLGLVRFRRDAQQAIYALDDPHVAILFQEAFEHVNDFVQEGRKRREWL; via the coding sequence ATGGTTTCGGTTTCCCAGAAGAAAGAGGCGGTGCGAACCAGGCACCAAGCTTACAGCGACCGGACCTACAACGCCATGGCGGAGACCTTCCGGGCCCTGGCCGACCCCACCCGCACCCGCATCGTGCACATCCTCTCCTCGGGGGAACTGTCCGTCAACGAGATCGCCGAACACCTCTCGGTGAGTCCATCGGCCGTATCCCACCAGCTACGGATGCTCCGGCAGTTGGGGCTCGTCCGCTTCCGGAGGGACGCGCAGCAGGCCATCTACGCCCTGGACGACCCCCATGTGGCCATCCTCTTTCAAGAGGCCTTCGAGCACGTCAACGACTTCGTGCAGGAAGGGCGGAAGAGGCGCGAATGGCTCTGA
- a CDS encoding DUF1028 domain-containing protein — protein MNRRTLSAAFLFIGSLHAMAAAGPRAFTYSVVARDPATGELGVAVQSHWFSVGSVVPWAEAGVGAVATQSFVEPSYGPLGLALMRAGKPAPEALKALLAGDSGAAVRQVAMVDARGGVAAHTGANCIPAAGHVTGPQFSVQANLMESPLVWPAMAKAFEASKGDLAERMLAALEAAQGAGGDIRGMQSAALLVVKGTSTGRPWSDTVFNLRVEDSPEPLTELKRLIRLQRAYNHASAGDEHAAAGKMDQALKEYGEAARLAPEVLELPYWEAVALASNGRLEEALPIFRDVFAKEPQWADLTPRLPSVGLLPDDPELLRKILSQVEP, from the coding sequence ATGAATCGAAGAACCCTGTCGGCCGCGTTCCTGTTCATCGGGTCCCTCCATGCGATGGCCGCGGCGGGCCCGCGCGCCTTCACATACTCCGTCGTGGCCAGGGACCCCGCCACCGGGGAACTGGGCGTGGCGGTGCAATCCCACTGGTTTTCCGTGGGATCGGTGGTCCCCTGGGCGGAGGCGGGTGTGGGCGCCGTGGCCACACAGTCCTTCGTGGAGCCCTCCTACGGCCCATTGGGCCTCGCCCTGATGAGGGCGGGCAAGCCCGCGCCCGAAGCGCTCAAGGCCCTGCTGGCTGGGGACTCGGGGGCGGCCGTGCGCCAGGTGGCCATGGTGGACGCGCGCGGGGGCGTGGCCGCCCACACGGGAGCAAACTGCATTCCCGCGGCGGGACATGTGACGGGGCCCCAGTTTTCCGTCCAGGCCAACCTCATGGAGAGCCCCCTCGTGTGGCCCGCCATGGCCAAGGCCTTCGAGGCGTCCAAGGGAGACCTCGCCGAGCGAATGCTCGCGGCCTTGGAGGCGGCCCAGGGCGCGGGGGGAGACATCCGCGGCATGCAGTCGGCCGCCCTTCTCGTGGTCAAGGGAACGTCCACGGGTCGGCCCTGGTCCGACACGGTCTTCAACCTGCGCGTTGAGGATTCCCCAGAGCCCCTGACGGAGCTGAAAAGGCTCATCAGGCTGCAGCGGGCTTACAACCACGCTTCGGCGGGGGACGAGCACGCCGCCGCGGGCAAGATGGACCAGGCCCTTAAGGAGTACGGGGAGGCGGCGCGCCTGGCGCCGGAGGTGCTGGAACTACCCTATTGGGAGGCCGTGGCCCTCGCCTCCAACGGCCGGCTGGAAGAAGCCCTTCCCATCTTCCGGGACGTTTTCGCGAAGGAGCCCCAGTGGGCGGACCTCACCCCGCGTCTTCCCTCGGTCGGCCTCCTTCCCGACGATCCGGAGCTTCTGAGGAAAATCCTCTCCCAGGTGGAGCCCTAG
- a CDS encoding MTH1187 family thiamine-binding protein, whose protein sequence is MRVIVEVSFVPLGVGLSLSPYVAECLRIIKASGLKHELHSMGTNLEGNWEEVMALVKACQDRLFEMGAPRVTTSIKVSARADREPSMEDKVAHVRRLLEDGAPGKP, encoded by the coding sequence GTGCGCGTGATCGTGGAGGTTTCCTTCGTCCCGCTGGGCGTGGGCCTGTCGCTCTCCCCGTACGTGGCCGAGTGCCTCAGGATCATCAAGGCAAGCGGGCTCAAACACGAGTTGCACAGCATGGGGACCAACCTGGAAGGAAACTGGGAGGAGGTCATGGCGTTGGTCAAGGCTTGCCAGGACCGCCTTTTCGAGATGGGCGCCCCCCGGGTGACCACGTCCATCAAGGTCAGCGCGCGCGCAGATCGGGAGCCATCCATGGAGGACAAGGTGGCGCACGTGCGCCGACTCCTGGAGGACGGCGCGCCCGGCAAGCCGTGA
- a CDS encoding hemolysin family protein: MTGILAGMAAAGLALFSFLLVRSALNALSLMAVSRLAEEEDLPLVEGVRHYLRRRLAYLLTLQFGILTSGVALTLLAAALLARLGSPHPLLWGFAWCAAGLPALAVVAQVIASLSPHKVLLYTLPLVRGALLLFGVLTLPLDAVLSRRIDAAKERLGEGEDDKEEEISALIQVGQSEGILESDDSELIRGVLQFGDTVAREVMTPRTDMVCAPSDTPLRLAAEILAKARHTRLPLYEGQIDNVVGAAYLKDFLAPLLAGEGDRPVSAYARPVPFVPENKPISDLLREFQAGKLQLAIVVDEYGGVDGLVTTEDLIEEIVGEIQESAESEEEPFHEAAPGTLVALGRASVYDLAARLDADLPEGDYDSVAGWISTRLGAIPHTGQRLAFDGLEVEILSADRRRIHKVKVSRAPAASKDDGAPGSG; encoded by the coding sequence GTGACCGGTATCCTGGCCGGGATGGCCGCCGCGGGCCTGGCGCTCTTCTCTTTCCTGCTGGTGCGCTCCGCCCTCAACGCGCTCTCCCTCATGGCGGTGAGCCGGCTCGCGGAGGAAGAGGACCTGCCCCTCGTGGAAGGGGTCCGGCACTACCTCCGCCGCCGTCTGGCTTACTTGCTCACGCTCCAGTTCGGCATCTTGACTTCGGGCGTGGCCCTCACGCTTCTTGCGGCGGCCCTGCTGGCCCGGCTCGGCTCTCCTCACCCCCTCCTGTGGGGCTTCGCGTGGTGCGCGGCGGGTCTTCCCGCGCTGGCCGTGGTGGCTCAGGTGATCGCCTCCCTGAGCCCCCACAAGGTCCTTCTCTACACCCTCCCGCTGGTGCGCGGCGCCCTGCTCCTCTTCGGTGTCCTGACCCTGCCCCTGGACGCCGTCCTGTCCCGGCGGATCGACGCCGCCAAGGAGCGCCTCGGAGAGGGCGAGGACGACAAGGAGGAGGAGATCTCGGCCCTCATCCAGGTGGGCCAGAGCGAGGGGATCCTGGAGAGCGACGATTCGGAGCTCATTCGAGGGGTCCTCCAGTTCGGGGACACCGTGGCGAGGGAGGTCATGACGCCGCGGACGGACATGGTGTGCGCGCCGTCGGACACGCCCTTGCGGCTCGCCGCAGAGATCCTGGCCAAGGCCCGCCACACGCGCTTGCCCCTGTACGAGGGCCAGATCGACAACGTGGTGGGGGCGGCGTATCTCAAGGACTTCCTGGCGCCGCTCCTGGCGGGGGAGGGGGACCGCCCCGTTTCGGCCTACGCCCGTCCCGTGCCCTTTGTGCCCGAAAACAAGCCCATCTCGGACCTGCTGCGCGAATTCCAGGCCGGGAAGCTCCAGTTGGCCATCGTCGTGGACGAGTACGGGGGGGTGGACGGCCTGGTGACCACCGAGGACCTCATCGAAGAGATCGTCGGGGAAATCCAGGAGTCGGCGGAGTCCGAGGAAGAGCCGTTCCACGAGGCGGCCCCCGGTACCCTCGTGGCGCTGGGTAGGGCCTCCGTCTACGATCTGGCGGCCCGGCTCGATGCGGATCTGCCCGAAGGGGATTACGACTCGGTGGCGGGATGGATCAGCACGCGACTCGGGGCCATCCCCCACACGGGGCAGCGGCTCGCTTTCGATGGGCTTGAAGTGGAGATCCTCTCCGCCGACCGGCGCCGGATCCACAAGGTGAAGGTGTCCCGGGCGCCCGCCGCGTCGAAGGACGACGGGGCGCCGGGGTCGGGCTGA
- the ybeY gene encoding rRNA maturation RNase YbeY produces the protein MDRREVRLHSRLRKPPLPKEALVSFALDAMSRLGVTGEVGVRFCSDRFMAEANRRYRGKKGPTDVLSFPSGEPAEEGGIYLGDILIAVPVAVRAARAAGQPLETELRRLLLHGLLHLLGYDHETDGGVMERKERRLRREWGIA, from the coding sequence ATGGACCGCCGCGAAGTCCGGCTCCACAGCCGGCTCCGAAAGCCCCCGCTTCCTAAGGAGGCCCTGGTCTCTTTCGCCCTGGACGCCATGAGCCGTCTGGGGGTAACCGGCGAGGTAGGAGTCCGCTTTTGCTCCGACCGGTTCATGGCCGAGGCCAACCGCCGATACCGTGGAAAAAAGGGCCCCACGGACGTCCTCTCCTTCCCCTCGGGAGAGCCGGCGGAGGAAGGCGGGATCTACCTCGGGGACATCCTCATCGCCGTCCCCGTGGCGGTCCGGGCGGCCCGAGCCGCGGGCCAGCCTCTCGAGACGGAACTGCGCCGCCTCCTCCTCCACGGTCTTCTGCACCTCCTGGGATACGACCACGAAACCGACGGAGGGGTCATGGAGCGCAAGGAAAGGCGCCTGAGACGGGAATGGGGGATCGCGTGA